A section of the Harmonia axyridis chromosome 2, icHarAxyr1.1, whole genome shotgun sequence genome encodes:
- the LOC123673820 gene encoding mpv17-like protein: MRVLLKTLGTTFRKYPVFSNSIIYGSLCVGAEFSQQTFQRKIMTSHPQKYDTGVIARYAIYGTTMTGPLLTVWYRWLDNYLVGKSLKVIAGKVLIDQFFMTPQILVIFYVAMSIMERKENIFQELQEKFPVTFKNSCLFWLPMTSINFLMIPKRFRVIFVGSCSFAWINILCWIKRNEPLE; this comes from the exons ATGAGGGTACTCTTGAAAACATTAGGAACAACCTTCAGAAAATATCCTGTTTTTTCGAATTCAATTATATATGGATCATTATGTGTTGGAGCTGAATTTTCTCAACAGacgtttcaaagaaaaattatg ACAAGCCATCCTCAAAAATACGATACAGGTGTGATTGCTAGATATGCTATATATGGTACTACGATGACAGGTCCTCTACTAACTGTCTG GTATAGGTGGCTCGACAATTATCTTGTCGGAAAATCCTTAAAAGTGATAGCAGGAAAAGTCCTTATAGATCAATTCTTCATGACACCACAAATTTTGGTCATTTTCTATGTGG caATGAGTATAATGGAGAGAaaggaaaatatatttcaagaatTACAAGAAAAATTCCCTGTTACATTCAAGAATAGTTGTTTGTTCTGGTTACCTATGACATCTATCAATTTTCTGATGATACCAAAGAGGTTTAGGGTGATCTTTGTTGGATCCTGTAGTTTCGCCTGGATTAATATACTGTGTTGGATCAAGAGAAACGAACCATTGGAATAA